The Paenibacillus macerans genome includes a window with the following:
- a CDS encoding YlmC/YmxH family sporulation protein, whose protein sequence is MDNVVRASMKISDFQTKDVINVVDGKRLGHISDLELDLRQGVIEAIVVPVNTKFMGLFGGGSDLIIPWRNIVKIGSDVVLVKMEELREPRVQSAYETTVYIDRDGRAERRG, encoded by the coding sequence ATGGACAATGTGGTGAGAGCGAGTATGAAAATATCCGATTTTCAGACCAAGGATGTCATTAATGTGGTGGACGGAAAACGGCTGGGGCATATCAGCGACCTGGAGCTGGATTTGCGGCAGGGCGTGATCGAGGCGATCGTCGTACCGGTCAATACGAAATTCATGGGATTGTTCGGAGGCGGCAGCGATCTGATCATTCCCTGGAGAAATATCGTAAAAATCGGCTCCGACGTCGTGCTCGTGAAGATGGAGGAGCTGCGGGAACCAAGGGTGCAATCCGCATACGAAACGACCGTGTACATCGACCGGGACGGCCGGGCGGAACGGCGCGGCTGA
- the pgeF gene encoding peptidoglycan editing factor PgeF, with protein sequence MEPFIRNAIDQQPERFELEAWRDLAPGLSAGFTGRGGGVSKPPYGSLNLAYHVGDDPSDVLENRGRLARALGFSPEGWTCGEQVHGAQIAIVRQEDRGKGYLDRSSAFQATDGLLTNVPEVLLASFYADCVPLYFADPVTKTVGLAHAGWKGTVQLIAGKMIETMEREFGSRRSDIRTAIGPSIGECCYEVDEAVMGKVREALPGAAPDMQGEPISTPSKNEGKTMLNLKEMNRIIMIKAGILPTHIECTTWCTSCRPEMFFSYRKHNGVTGRMASWIGMKER encoded by the coding sequence ATGGAACCGTTTATAAGAAATGCTATAGATCAGCAGCCGGAGCGTTTTGAACTGGAGGCTTGGCGCGATCTGGCGCCGGGCCTAAGCGCCGGCTTTACCGGACGCGGCGGGGGCGTAAGCAAACCGCCCTACGGCAGTTTGAATTTGGCTTATCATGTCGGGGACGATCCCTCGGACGTGTTGGAAAACCGGGGGCGCCTGGCCCGGGCGCTTGGCTTTTCCCCGGAGGGCTGGACATGCGGCGAACAGGTGCACGGCGCGCAAATCGCCATCGTTCGGCAGGAGGACCGCGGCAAGGGGTATCTGGACCGGAGCAGCGCCTTTCAGGCGACGGACGGGCTGCTGACCAATGTGCCGGAAGTTTTGCTGGCCTCCTTTTACGCCGATTGCGTACCGCTATATTTTGCCGATCCGGTCACCAAAACCGTCGGATTGGCTCATGCCGGATGGAAGGGGACCGTTCAGCTCATCGCCGGGAAGATGATCGAAACGATGGAACGCGAATTCGGCAGCCGGCGCTCCGACATTCGGACGGCGATCGGCCCGAGCATCGGAGAATGCTGCTATGAAGTGGACGAAGCGGTGATGGGTAAAGTCAGGGAGGCGCTGCCCGGCGCGGCGCCGGATATGCAAGGGGAGCCGATTTCGACGCCATCCAAGAACGAAGGCAAAACGATGCTGAACTTGAAAGAAATGAATCGAATCATTATGATTAAAGCAGGAATATTGCCGACTCATATCGAATGTACAACATGGTGTACAAGCTGCCGTCCGGAAATGTTTTTCTCCTACCGCAAGCATAACGGGGTGACGGGGAGGATGGCGAGCTGGATTGGCATGAAAGAGAGGTGA
- a CDS encoding YggS family pyridoxal phosphate-dependent enzyme, which produces MSLKERIEMVEERIQAACKRSGRNRDDVNIVAVTKYVSADMTRSVLEEGILHIGENRPQAAVPKWEALGGQGIWHFIGHLQSNKVKDVVGRFQYVHSLDRLSLAKELEKRAAALDLTVSAFLQVNVSGEASKQGVAPEEAAALLRETAGLAHVKIIGLMTMAPIVDDPELARPVFRKLRELRDELNAGAGGALKEPLTELSMGMSGDFEVAIEEGATWVRLGTLLVGKGEKT; this is translated from the coding sequence TTGTCGCTGAAAGAACGGATAGAAATGGTGGAAGAGCGCATTCAAGCGGCCTGCAAGCGGAGCGGAAGAAACCGCGATGACGTGAATATCGTTGCCGTCACCAAATACGTGTCGGCCGACATGACCCGTTCCGTGTTGGAGGAAGGGATACTTCATATCGGAGAAAACCGCCCTCAAGCGGCGGTGCCCAAATGGGAAGCGCTTGGCGGACAAGGGATATGGCATTTTATCGGCCATTTGCAAAGCAACAAAGTGAAGGACGTCGTCGGAAGATTCCAATACGTTCATTCGCTGGACCGGCTGTCGTTGGCCAAGGAGCTGGAGAAGCGGGCTGCGGCGTTGGATCTGACGGTTTCGGCTTTTTTGCAGGTCAACGTTTCCGGCGAAGCCTCCAAGCAGGGAGTAGCGCCGGAGGAAGCGGCCGCCTTGCTGCGGGAAACCGCTGGCCTGGCCCATGTTAAAATCATCGGCCTTATGACGATGGCGCCGATCGTGGACGATCCGGAATTGGCCAGACCGGTGTTCCGGAAGCTCCGGGAGCTGCGGGACGAGCTGAACGCCGGGGCGGGCGGGGCGCTTAAGGAACCGCTGACGGAACTGTCGATGGGGATGTCGGGAGATTTTGAGGTGGCGATCGAAGAAGGGGCGACATGGGTGCGCCTTGGTACTCTTTTAGTAGGGAAAGGGGAAAAGACGTAA
- a CDS encoding cell division protein SepF, translated as MGVMNRFMNFLGLQEEEEIVEREKFPAQEEEIETPSFEPRKNQRGSNVVSIHSQKNVKVILYEPRSYDEAQEIADHLRSHRSVVVNLQRVRNDQALRIIDFLSGTIYALSGSISKIGSNIFLCTPDTVEIQGSITEMLAEDSDYNRMR; from the coding sequence ATGGGAGTCATGAACCGGTTCATGAATTTTCTGGGACTTCAGGAGGAAGAAGAAATCGTGGAGCGTGAAAAATTTCCCGCCCAGGAGGAAGAAATTGAAACCCCAAGCTTTGAACCCCGTAAAAATCAAAGAGGAAGCAACGTTGTCAGCATTCACTCCCAGAAAAACGTAAAAGTGATCCTTTATGAACCTCGTTCCTATGACGAGGCCCAGGAAATCGCCGACCATCTGCGTTCCCACCGGTCGGTGGTGGTTAATTTGCAGCGGGTCCGGAATGACCAAGCCTTGCGTATTATCGACTTTCTAAGCGGGACGATTTATGCGCTCAGCGGAAGCATCTCCAAAATCGGCAGCAATATTTTCCTGTGCACGCCGGATACGGTCGAGATTCAAGGATCCATTACGGAAATGCTGGCCGAGGATTCCGATTACAACAGAATGAGGTGA
- a CDS encoding YggT family protein: MDVVDIIYRIYYWMIIIYIFMSWVPNVRESFIGEFLGKMVEPYLAPFRRIVPPLGMIDFSPIVALLALWLASFGLKSLLIFVFG, from the coding sequence TTGGACGTAGTTGACATAATATATAGAATTTATTATTGGATGATAATAATCTATATATTTATGTCGTGGGTTCCGAATGTGCGTGAAAGCTTTATTGGCGAGTTTCTCGGAAAAATGGTCGAGCCTTATTTGGCCCCGTTTCGCCGGATCGTACCGCCTCTCGGGATGATTGATTTTTCCCCAATCGTTGCCTTGTTGGCACTTTGGCTAGCTTCTTTCGGATTAAAAAGTCTTTTGATTTTTGTCTTCGGGTAA
- a CDS encoding RNA-binding protein — protein sequence MQADIYEHFRPEERPFADRASEWVTNAGEYHEVKRSDFLDPRQCYILETLANRHPDVQIRFDGGYEDAERRRALIAPDYRDLSQEPMGLKVLSIASGDQKFISLQHGDYLGAILGLGLKRDKIGDIHVREDGCHVVVAEEIAPFLNLNLHQVHRVGVITDILEPSELKTAEKELAPMDLTVASLRLDGIVSDVFHLSRSKVLIPIKAGRCRVNWRTEEDPSKPLKAGDIVALQGFGRFKVLETEGLTKKGRHRVKIGKFV from the coding sequence ATGCAGGCGGACATATACGAACATTTCAGGCCGGAGGAGCGTCCTTTTGCGGACCGGGCCTCAGAATGGGTAACGAATGCCGGGGAATACCACGAGGTCAAGCGAAGCGACTTCCTGGATCCGCGGCAGTGTTATATTTTGGAAACCTTGGCGAACCGCCACCCTGATGTGCAAATCCGCTTTGACGGCGGGTACGAAGATGCGGAGCGCCGGCGGGCGCTCATTGCCCCGGATTACCGGGATCTGAGCCAGGAGCCGATGGGACTGAAAGTGCTCAGCATTGCCTCGGGGGACCAAAAATTCATTTCGCTCCAGCATGGGGACTATTTAGGCGCTATTTTGGGACTTGGACTCAAGCGGGATAAAATCGGCGACATTCATGTGCGTGAAGACGGCTGCCATGTCGTTGTCGCCGAAGAGATCGCCCCGTTCCTCAATTTAAATCTTCATCAGGTGCATCGGGTTGGCGTGATCACGGATATTTTGGAGCCAAGCGAGTTGAAAACGGCGGAAAAAGAGCTCGCACCGATGGATTTGACGGTGGCTTCGTTAAGGCTGGACGGAATTGTGAGCGATGTATTCCATTTAAGCCGCAGCAAAGTGCTGATTCCGATCAAGGCGGGCCGCTGCCGGGTCAACTGGCGGACGGAGGAGGACCCTTCCAAGCCGTTGAAGGCGGGCGACATTGTGGCGCTGCAGGGGTTCGGCCGTTTTAAAGTGCTTGAAACGGAAGGGCTTACGAAAAAAGGCCGGCATCGTGTCAAAATCGGCAAATTTGTGTGA
- a CDS encoding DivIVA domain-containing protein, giving the protein MPLTPLDIHNKEFSRRIRGYDEDEVNEFLDQVIKDYEIVIRENKELHNQLLAMQEKLDHFATIEETLSKTIIVAQEAADEVKNNAKKEAQLIVKEAEKNADRIVNESLAKSRKIAMEVEELKKQASIYRARFRTLVEAQLDLLSSDSWDALETRERPADKAQEVQELY; this is encoded by the coding sequence ATGCCATTAACGCCGCTGGATATACATAACAAGGAGTTCTCCAGACGTATTCGCGGTTATGACGAGGATGAAGTCAACGAATTTCTTGACCAGGTGATCAAGGATTACGAAATCGTGATCCGGGAGAATAAGGAGCTCCACAACCAGTTGTTGGCTATGCAGGAGAAGTTGGATCACTTTGCCACGATTGAAGAAACGCTGAGCAAAACGATCATCGTCGCCCAGGAGGCGGCGGATGAAGTAAAGAACAACGCGAAAAAAGAAGCGCAGCTGATCGTGAAGGAAGCGGAGAAAAACGCCGACCGGATCGTCAACGAGTCGCTGGCCAAATCGCGTAAAATCGCCATGGAGGTCGAGGAGCTGAAAAAGCAGGCTTCCATCTACCGGGCCAGATTCCGCACGCTTGTGGAGGCGCAGCTTGATCTGCTGAGCAGCGACAGCTGGGATGCGCTGGAAACGCGCGAGCGCCCCGCGGATAAAGCGCAGGAAGTTCAGGAATTGTATTAA